From Qingrenia yutianensis, the proteins below share one genomic window:
- a CDS encoding hybrid sensor histidine kinase/response regulator gives MKNNPFIFVKQNYFLVTFLILIGIVLLTGALCFSIPYSLNEAHDTMERNISDLKKQCSDYSDFLATDETKSLVRLTEQAEGIGADLPLLAENIRNDFLKQYCNSQRLDCVLLLDGNLKPDLVYSPITMSYDDWKDEIELSAVSAILDFPKKIYAARIKQDGVTYDIAAAARHDEKGLVFCVIRQNDELLGFHRSSVSNLLAANETNLRGSLFITEGDAIIASNTKDSGLEKSDVAELSCIDTAQKGTNFIRFRSDGKLYYGGSARYRNYDIYAFYPAETIFIPCGVTILVVICIYFLFAFLIIILHIRMENNHNREAAKQYEIIQAISHVYIMTVLVDLKNEKYVLLKRPDNCDNVPDTGSINDDTRDNFFRHIDKKYRDGFLHFYEISTLNARLNTAEYIEYDYRDVTGEWLNDKIIPHKFDENGSIVTFILARKSINAQKKSELEYQQRLEKAIRNEQAANQSKTEFLRRISHDIRTPINVILGMLEIADRNKSDIKVLAECRGKSRMAAEYLLDLVNDILTLNKIDSDNATETDIKSVFSLDEEVRNMTLLTDERAKARGIKLELLHLDTGDKMLVGNSLYLRQIMMNIITNAIKYNKENGTVKISVSETPSKSNAGFADVRFVCEDNGIGMSKEFQKKMFEPFAQENDFVISSSGGVGLGLPIVQKLVKKLGGEISVESEKGKGTKFEIKIPYKYAEAHVEKSSMQGSSASIEGLTVLLAEDNELNMEIAEYILTDAGANVIRAYNGKEAFEIFKNSEPDTINVVLTDVSMPFMDGLEETRKIRSLDRADAKTVPIIAMTANLFDTDKKACADAGMTGFVPKPLNISELLCTISKQASNQE, from the coding sequence GTGAAAAATAATCCGTTTATATTTGTAAAGCAAAATTATTTTTTGGTAACGTTTCTCATTCTCATAGGTATTGTTCTTTTGACGGGAGCGCTTTGCTTCAGCATTCCGTACAGTCTGAACGAGGCGCACGACACAATGGAGCGAAACATAAGCGATCTTAAAAAGCAGTGCAGTGATTACAGCGATTTTCTCGCCACGGACGAAACAAAAAGTCTCGTGCGCCTGACAGAACAGGCGGAAGGTATCGGTGCGGATCTTCCGCTGCTTGCGGAAAACATAAGAAACGATTTTTTGAAACAGTATTGCAACAGCCAAAGACTTGATTGTGTTTTGTTATTGGACGGCAATCTGAAACCTGATTTGGTATATTCCCCGATTACGATGAGTTACGACGACTGGAAAGATGAAATCGAATTGTCTGCCGTTTCCGCTATACTTGATTTTCCGAAAAAAATTTATGCGGCAAGAATTAAACAAGACGGCGTAACATACGACATTGCCGCTGCGGCAAGGCATGACGAAAAAGGTCTTGTTTTCTGTGTAATTCGGCAGAATGATGAGTTGCTGGGTTTTCACCGTTCTTCTGTCAGCAACCTTTTGGCCGCAAACGAAACCAATTTACGGGGTTCCCTGTTTATCACGGAGGGTGATGCAATCATCGCTTCCAACACCAAGGACAGCGGTTTGGAAAAATCCGATGTTGCGGAGCTTTCCTGCATAGATACAGCCCAAAAAGGAACGAATTTTATCCGCTTTCGCAGCGACGGAAAGCTTTATTACGGCGGCAGTGCAAGATACCGCAATTACGATATTTACGCTTTTTATCCGGCTGAAACCATTTTCATCCCCTGCGGAGTTACCATACTTGTTGTAATTTGTATTTATTTTTTGTTTGCCTTTCTTATAATAATTCTGCATATACGAATGGAAAACAACCACAACCGCGAAGCTGCAAAACAATATGAAATTATACAGGCAATCAGTCACGTTTACATTATGACTGTTTTAGTAGATTTAAAAAACGAAAAATACGTCTTGCTGAAACGACCGGATAATTGCGATAATGTTCCCGATACCGGTTCGATAAACGACGATACACGGGATAACTTTTTCCGTCATATAGACAAAAAATATCGGGACGGATTTTTGCATTTTTACGAAATATCAACCTTAAACGCACGGCTTAACACGGCTGAATATATCGAATATGATTACAGGGATGTCACCGGCGAATGGCTTAACGATAAAATCATTCCGCATAAATTCGATGAAAACGGTTCGATTGTCACATTTATTCTGGCACGAAAGAGCATAAACGCACAGAAAAAATCCGAGCTTGAATATCAGCAAAGGCTTGAAAAGGCAATACGGAATGAGCAGGCGGCAAACCAAAGCAAGACGGAATTTCTCCGCCGTATAAGCCACGACATACGCACACCAATCAACGTAATACTCGGAATGTTGGAAATTGCCGACAGGAACAAATCCGATATAAAGGTTTTGGCAGAGTGCCGCGGTAAGTCGCGTATGGCGGCGGAATATCTTCTTGATCTTGTCAACGATATTCTCACATTAAATAAAATAGACTCCGACAATGCCACTGAAACTGACATAAAGTCCGTTTTCAGCCTTGACGAGGAGGTCCGGAATATGACCCTGCTGACAGATGAGCGTGCGAAAGCGAGAGGAATAAAGTTAGAGCTGCTTCACCTTGACACCGGAGATAAGATGCTTGTCGGAAATTCGCTGTATCTGCGGCAGATAATGATGAATATTATCACAAATGCAATCAAATACAACAAAGAAAACGGAACGGTAAAAATTTCGGTCAGCGAAACACCGAGCAAAAGCAATGCCGGATTTGCCGATGTCCGCTTTGTCTGCGAAGATAACGGCATCGGTATGAGCAAGGAATTTCAGAAAAAGATGTTTGAGCCCTTTGCTCAAGAAAACGATTTCGTTATCAGCAGCTCCGGCGGAGTCGGTCTGGGACTGCCCATCGTCCAAAAGCTGGTGAAAAAGCTCGGCGGCGAAATCAGCGTGGAAAGCGAGAAAGGCAAGGGTACGAAGTTTGAAATAAAAATTCCGTATAAATATGCCGAAGCTCACGTCGAAAAGAGTAGCATGCAGGGCAGTTCTGCGTCAATCGAAGGTCTTACCGTACTCTTGGCAGAGGATAACGAACTGAATATGGAAATTGCCGAGTATATCCTAACTGACGCCGGCGCAAATGTAATCAGAGCGTATAACGGCAAGGAGGCATTTGAAATATTTAAAAACTCCGAGCCGGACACAATAAACGTTGTTTTGACCGATGTTTCGATGCCGTTTATGGACGGTTTGGAGGAAACGCGAAAAATCCGCTCGCTTGACAGAGCCGACGCAAAAACTGTTCCGATTATAGCCATGACGGCAAATTTGTTTGACACCGACAAAAAAGCCTGTGCCGACGCCGGAATGACAGGGTTTGTTCCGAAACCGCTTAATATAAGTGAATTGCTTTGCACAATATCGAAACAAGCATCAAATCAGGAATAA
- a CDS encoding GGDEF domain-containing protein: MQTLLYSEINIFSIIALFTVMFNSSVLGVDTKNKNRLFSCSACFAAMSCICDFLWEMSAGGYLLLSRSAAVLVNTMYFICYALSFCCWFLYIESISESKIFKRKKRAYIAFLPLAVLVILLAASVFTGCVFSIDENLNYTRGPLFFMQVVLSYGYIVAAVIRILYDVIGRKNKLVWDNIIFAAVFAVPIISASTLQAFFPELPIACLGIVLAFMNVYVYSLKVHVSVDMLTGIANRHKLMNELEDKISSLKKDEKLYFLFLDIDSFKQINDAFGHHEGDNALKSVATVLKTLCKTTGGFCARYGGDEFAVIQVLKKSGDIKRIKKNIYDSVEKITDKNSAYSLSVSIGCAQHTSETESVQELISRADSNMYSKKMQRKEKVKL, encoded by the coding sequence ATGCAGACGCTGCTTTATTCGGAGATCAATATTTTCAGTATTATTGCGCTGTTTACCGTTATGTTCAATTCTTCGGTATTAGGTGTTGACACAAAAAATAAGAACCGACTGTTTTCGTGTTCCGCCTGCTTTGCGGCTATGTCATGCATCTGTGATTTTCTGTGGGAAATGAGCGCAGGCGGATATCTGCTTCTCTCGCGGTCGGCGGCGGTGTTGGTGAATACAATGTATTTTATATGCTATGCACTGTCGTTTTGCTGCTGGTTTTTGTATATTGAGTCTATATCCGAGTCAAAAATATTCAAACGAAAAAAGAGAGCGTATATAGCGTTTTTACCGCTTGCAGTGCTGGTTATACTGCTTGCGGCATCAGTGTTTACAGGGTGCGTATTTTCGATAGACGAAAACCTTAATTACACGAGAGGACCGCTGTTCTTTATGCAGGTAGTCTTATCCTACGGATATATTGTCGCTGCCGTTATCAGAATACTGTACGATGTAATCGGCAGAAAAAATAAGCTTGTATGGGACAACATTATTTTTGCTGCCGTTTTTGCGGTGCCCATAATTTCTGCTTCAACGCTTCAGGCGTTCTTTCCGGAATTGCCGATCGCCTGCCTCGGAATCGTTTTAGCGTTTATGAATGTATATGTCTATTCGCTTAAAGTGCATGTTTCCGTTGATATGCTCACCGGGATCGCCAACCGACACAAGCTTATGAATGAACTTGAGGATAAGATATCTTCGCTGAAAAAGGACGAGAAACTCTATTTTCTTTTTCTCGATATTGATTCTTTTAAGCAGATAAACGATGCTTTTGGGCATCACGAAGGCGATAATGCATTAAAATCGGTAGCGACTGTGCTGAAGACTTTGTGCAAAACAACAGGCGGTTTTTGCGCACGGTACGGCGGCGATGAATTTGCGGTTATACAGGTTCTGAAAAAAAGCGGAGATATAAAGAGAATTAAAAAGAATATCTACGATTCGGTAGAAAAAATAACGGATAAAAATTCGGCATATTCTTTAAGCGTCAGCATAGGCTGCGCACAGCACACAAGCGAAACCGAGAGTGTTCAAGAGCTTATTTCACGTGCTGACAGCAATATGTACAGCAAGAAAATGCAGAGAAAAGAAAAAGTAAAATTGTAA
- a CDS encoding transporter substrate-binding domain-containing protein: MNIKLKNFTVFLLISVIFLFSGCAENKKSENSELPALTIGSDIYPPYFYMDDSGNFAGIDVEIAVEACKKLKMKPEFKQITWQNKDSFLDDGSVDCLWGSFSMNGRENDYTWAGPYLHSRQVVVVNSSSGIHTFADLNGKNIAVQNASKPEKLFLTDSVDGVCVNKVYSFPSMTNVFAALKKGYVDAAAGHETAFRDYMKDINGDFHIIDGVLLASELGVAFKKDADNKTVGELSAVLDEMRCDGTIKSIIEKYDIDADYALNGGLSSEK; encoded by the coding sequence ATGAATATAAAGCTCAAAAATTTCACCGTATTTTTACTTATATCAGTCATTTTTCTTTTTTCCGGCTGTGCGGAAAATAAGAAAAGCGAAAATTCGGAGCTGCCGGCACTTACAATCGGCAGCGACATCTATCCGCCTTATTTTTATATGGATGACAGCGGAAATTTCGCCGGAATTGATGTTGAAATTGCCGTAGAGGCATGCAAAAAGCTTAAAATGAAGCCCGAATTTAAGCAAATTACCTGGCAGAACAAGGACTCGTTTTTAGATGACGGCTCGGTTGACTGCCTTTGGGGAAGCTTTTCCATGAACGGCAGAGAGAACGATTATACCTGGGCGGGACCGTATCTGCACAGCAGACAGGTCGTTGTGGTCAATTCCTCAAGCGGCATACATACTTTTGCAGATCTGAACGGAAAAAACATTGCAGTTCAGAATGCCTCAAAACCGGAAAAGCTTTTCTTAACGGACTCGGTTGACGGTGTCTGCGTAAATAAGGTGTACAGTTTTCCGAGCATGACCAATGTATTTGCCGCACTGAAAAAAGGATATGTTGACGCGGCAGCGGGACACGAAACGGCTTTCCGCGATTATATGAAGGACATAAACGGCGATTTTCACATTATCGACGGCGTTCTGCTTGCCTCGGAGCTCGGAGTGGCTTTCAAAAAGGACGCCGATAACAAAACTGTCGGGGAGCTGTCTGCCGTTTTAGATGAAATGCGCTGCGACGGAACGATCAAGAGCATTATCGAAAAATACGATATAGACGCAGACTATGCACTTAATGGAGGTTTGAGCAGTGAAAAATAA
- a CDS encoding Hpt domain-containing protein, which produces MDKTEEFYNAIGSDFQSVAKRFGNNSAILTRFVLKFLSDESFRTLKTALEKDDAESAFYAAHTLKGICSNLGFDRLFEKSSAVTEMLRRKETEPAKAEFAGLEQEYNKIVQSAALLS; this is translated from the coding sequence ATGGATAAAACAGAGGAATTTTATAATGCAATCGGTTCCGATTTTCAAAGTGTTGCAAAACGGTTCGGAAACAACAGCGCCATATTGACGCGGTTTGTTCTGAAATTTTTGTCGGATGAAAGTTTCCGCACGCTAAAGACCGCACTGGAAAAAGACGATGCCGAAAGCGCTTTTTATGCGGCTCATACACTAAAAGGCATCTGCTCCAATCTTGGTTTTGACAGACTCTTTGAAAAATCCTCCGCCGTTACCGAGATGCTGCGCCGCAAAGAAACAGAACCCGCAAAGGCTGAATTTGCCGGTCTGGAACAGGAATATAACAAAATCGTTCAATCGGCGGCTCTGCTTTCTTAA